One Trichormus variabilis 0441 genomic window, TGGCGTTTCCAGTTTAGCTGTAGCAGCGATCGCCTTTAGCCTCATTCCTGCGCCACAAATAAGGGTACCAGAGCCAAAACCAGAGGAGCAAACTAATTCCACCGCTCCCGTCACCAATCCCACCCCGACATCAACAACTACACCCGTAGCAGCAGCAAGTCCCACGGCGACGGCGGTACCCATCCCAGAAGCAACTCCCACCGCTACACCCGCCGCTACAACACAACCCACTGTTAAAGATTTAGAAGCGCTTTTAAATACAGTTACAGAAATCACCGATCCTTCCCAGCTTAGGGCATTAAATCGGCAAGTTTGGAACCAAATCGAGCCAGCTTGGAATAGTCGTTCTGCTGTGAAGGAAAATTTGATTTACCGTGTCGGTGTGGCTGCGGATGGAGCCATTGTAGGTTACAAAGCAGTTAACCAAGAAGCAAATGCCGGGATTGAATTAACACCTCTGCCCAACCTGCTTTATAATCCGGCAAATCGTCCCCCCATTGCCAATGAACCGATCGCCCAATTTAAAGTAGTATTTACCAACAATGGTGTATTAGAAGTTAGTCCTTGGCGCGGTTATGTGAGAACACCAGAAGTAATCGGGGCAAAAATTACCGATGCTAAAACTGTCAAAGATTTAAACCAAAAACTTTTCGATACAGTACGTCAAAATTGGAGTGGTAAGCCCACCTTTACCAAAGACTTAAAGTATCGAGTAGCCGTCACCAAAGAAGGTACAATTGCTGACTATGAACCCCTAAATCAAGTAGCTTTTGACTATTTCCGCGAAACACCTCTACCCAGGATGTTCCAAGCCGTTTACGGTTCCAATGCAGCCGCGCCTAACAACAAGGAACCTCTTGCACATTACCAAGTAGTCTTTCAACCCAGTGGCAAATTAGAAATCACTCCTTGGGAGGGATATAGGTAACTGGGGACAAAAAAGTCAAAAGGTAAAAGTCAAAAGATTTTTACCAAGAAGCGGAGGGGTAGGGAGCAGTACTCAGCGCTTCCCCTTTCCCTTACTTTTAATTTTGAATTGATTCATCTTGTAATTCTTCGCATATAATTTCCCCACAACTGGGCGGCTTGAGCGCTGCTACCAGAGGTAGGGGAATTATTATCGTTTCCTAGCCAAATACCTGTGACTAAGCGACGGTTGGGAATAAAGCCAATGAACCACAAGTCAACGTTTTTGTCGGTTGTACCCGTTTTACCTGCTTCCCCTAAACCAATGGCGGCGCTACGTCCTGTACCTCTGGTGATGACACCTTGCATTAAATCGGTCATTTGGTCGGCTATGGGTTGTGGTAAAACTCGCTTGTTAGCTTCGCGATCGCTATCAAAGGAATAAATTACACGACAGGTTTTAAAATCATTGCGATCGCTACAGTCGCTACTGTCTAAAATTCTATTAATGGCATGGGGTGGATTCCACACACCACGATTACCAATCGCCCCAAAAGCTCCCGTCATTTCCAAAACATTAACTACACTCTGACCCAAAACTAAACCCGGTACTGCCTCAAGTTGGGACTTCACCCCTAAACGTTGCGCCATTGATACTACCTTATCTAGCCCAACTTCTCTGGCAATTCTCAAAGCAATGGGATTTTCCGACAAAGCCAAACCCGTAGCAATATCTAAACTACCATCAGCACCAGAACGACAAGGCCTGTAAGTAAATCCCTGCCAAGTCAAAGGAGCGCAAGAATATGTCCTAGATGCTGGTATTCCTTGTAGCAGAGCTTGGGTATAAGCAAAAATTTTGAAGGTAGAACCAGGTTGTCTTTTAGCTTGTACAGCCCGATTGAACTGGCTAGTTCGATAATCAGTTCCCCCTACCATTGCCAAAATACTACCAGTTCTACTATCTAGGGTCACCA contains:
- a CDS encoding DUF4335 domain-containing protein; translated protein: MNIQRKYSLPNCTLLLEGLSDASRGANFQELRPELSILVNAECYLSGYNQPLVGGREFFESLVRAVSGYAQEFLSSVPNPQAHNQDSELVEIQKIDTNHHKLIVHSENAPEEFNRNANYNKQPIEIDLNTVQLFDLVEAVDQFFADTQTLPELSLELQPVTRRYGGASQLVLKQAVPATIGVSSLAVAAIAFSLIPAPQIRVPEPKPEEQTNSTAPVTNPTPTSTTTPVAAASPTATAVPIPEATPTATPAATTQPTVKDLEALLNTVTEITDPSQLRALNRQVWNQIEPAWNSRSAVKENLIYRVGVAADGAIVGYKAVNQEANAGIELTPLPNLLYNPANRPPIANEPIAQFKVVFTNNGVLEVSPWRGYVRTPEVIGAKITDAKTVKDLNQKLFDTVRQNWSGKPTFTKDLKYRVAVTKEGTIADYEPLNQVAFDYFRETPLPRMFQAVYGSNAAAPNNKEPLAHYQVVFQPSGKLEITPWEGYR